From a region of the Zingiber officinale cultivar Zhangliang chromosome 4B, Zo_v1.1, whole genome shotgun sequence genome:
- the LOC121978003 gene encoding aluminum-activated malate transporter 9-like, whose translation MNGKKGSDDVRIDICLAARAGTAKKLSTDVDDKAVAVPIPMRKMMLEVWQFAKEDKNRVTFSLKVGLACLLVSLLILIRAPYQVFGTNIIWSILTVAIMFEYTVGATFNRGFNRALGSLLAGIFAIVVIQVAMSSGHIAEPYVIGLSIFLIGSIASFMKLWPSLTPYEYGFRVILFTYCLIIVSGYRIGNPIRTAMDRLYSIAIGAIVAVLVNVLIFPIWAGEQLHKELVDHFDSVADSLEECVKKYLSDDGTNHPEFSKTVMDDFQDEPAYRKCRATLNSSAKLDSLANSAKWEPPHGRFMRMFYPWGEYVKVGAVLRHCAYDVMALHGCLHSEIQAPFNLRSTFRAEILDAAEQAAELLRSLAEGIGHMRHGFRTGLLKRVHSSAERLQRSVDMHSYLFTLCRREVAGASAKRPSTVDNGDDDKGGKNSFPMAAKLSANVSFGRNSSNLVPPAVQGESSYHEMMKRQQRRLHSWPSREVDDELEKDVGEEAIPRMRAQESTAALSLATFASLLIEFVARLDHLVEAVDELAKLANFRQEIAC comes from the exons ATGAATGGGAAGAAAGGAAGCGACGACGTCCGGATCGACATTTGCTTGGCTGCACGAGCAGGAACTGCGAAGAAATTATCTACTGATGTCGATGACAAGGCGGTGGCCGTACCTATTCCGATGAGGAAGATGATGCTGGAAGTGTGGCAGTTTGCTAAAGAGGACAAGAATAGGGTGACATTTTCCCTCAAAGTGGGCTTGGCTTGCCTCCTCGTTTCCCTTCTCATCCTCATCCGTGCTCCTTATCAAGTCTTTGGCACCAACATCATCTGGTCTATCCTCACCGTCGCCATCATGTTCGAGTACACAGTCG GTGCAACTTTTAATCGAGGGTTCAACCGAGCGTTGGGGAGTTTGCTTGCAGGAATCTTTGCCATCGTGGTGATCCAAGTAGCCATGTCCAGTGGCCACATTGCCGAGCCTTATGTCATTGGCCTCAGCATCTTCCTCATCG GGTCCATAGCGTCGTTCATGAAGTTGTGGCCGTCACTGACGCCGTACGAGTATGGCTTCAGGGTCATCCTCTTCACCTACTGCCTGATCATCGTCTCGGGTTATCGGATAGGAAACCCGATAAGGACGGCGATGGACCGGCTTTACTCCATCGCCATCGGCGCCATCGTCGCCGTCCTCGTCAACGTCCTCATCTTCCCCATTTGGGCCGGCGAGCAGCTCCACAAAGAGCTCGTCGACCATTTCGACTCCGTCGCCGACTCCCTCGAAG AGTGTGTGAAGAAATACCTAAGCGATGATGGGACGAACCACCCGGAGTTCTCAAAGACAGTGATGGACGACTTCCAAGATGAACCAGCGTATCGCAAGTGTCGAGCCACATTAAACTCTTCTGCCAAGCTTGACTCATTG GCGAATTCGGCAAAATGGGAGCCTCCGCATGGGAGGTTCATGCGGATGTTCTACCCGTGGGGAGAATACGTGAAGGTCGGAGCCGTGCTTCGCCACTGTGCTTACGACGTCATGGCACTGCATGGCTGCCTCCACTCCGAGATACAG GCGCCGTTCAATCTGAGGAGCACATTCCGCGCAGAGATTCTCGATGCCGCCGAGCAGGCGGCGGAGCTGCTCCGCAGCTTGGCAGAGGGAATCGGCCACATGAGGCACGGCTTCCGGACGGGCCTGCTCAAGCGCGTCCACAGCTCGGCCGAACGCCTCCAGCGCTCCGTAGACATGCACTCCTACCTCTTCACCTTGTGCCGCCGTGAGGTCGCCGGTGCCTCCGCCAAGCGTCCCAGCACCGTCGACAATGGCGACGACGACAAGGGTGGCAAAAACAGCTTCCCGATGGCCGCCAAGCTGTCCGCTAACGTCTCCTTCGGCAGGAATAGCAGCAACCTTGTGCCGCCGGCGGTGCAAGGCGAGTCGTCGTACCATGAGATGATGAAGAGGCAGCAGCGGCGGCTCCACTCGTGGCCGTCGAGGGAGGTGGACGACGAATTGGAGAAGGACGTCGGCGAGGAGGCGATCCCGAGGATGCGCGCACAGGAGAGCACCGCCGCGCTGTCCTTGGCCACCTTCGCTTCCCTTCTCATCGAGTTCgtagctcggctcgatcacttGGTGGAGGCCGTGGATGAGCTTGCTAAGCTGGCCAACTTCAGGCAAGAGATTGCGTGCTAA